A window of the Nisaea acidiphila genome harbors these coding sequences:
- a CDS encoding glycosyltransferase family 9 protein codes for MSQYSTTRLVRFETRQPFSLALPNYDPALTHSNDGSLVYFTANRLLERQLGSAGEAVRIVTAKGRIPVLAPWDWPRAAEAGRVLFLLPSTALGDCVEAALFLRAFRQAHPAIEVTVANTGDATDIFGREEGLRVLPLLNSERELERQDAVIDIGQVSGWGNTATDPVYLEDALLQAFGLEPAVASLNRDREATRIGILPLTSSPLRTLPPDLCIALAEAFGPERVVTVALNSYQKVSAAYERTCRARLGTAVQIIPGFPTVGDLMDFLASCDFVVTGDSGPAHVTKLLGTSGLAVFTTVSGERRLGRHKNLDSYQVAYRGAHCSTPCGLAKVRETREGRIGCMGSLGCSLKDLKNVPSGPNADAVEELIFNDPVPCIAQLSRETEAVVARALELSRHAGA; via the coding sequence ATGAGCCAATACAGTACCACACGCCTGGTCCGTTTCGAGACCCGGCAGCCGTTCAGTCTTGCGCTGCCGAATTACGATCCGGCGCTGACCCATTCGAATGACGGCAGTCTGGTCTATTTCACCGCGAACAGGTTGCTCGAGCGGCAGCTCGGATCCGCCGGCGAGGCGGTGCGCATCGTCACTGCAAAGGGGCGGATCCCGGTGTTGGCGCCGTGGGACTGGCCGCGCGCGGCGGAGGCCGGGCGGGTGCTGTTCCTGCTGCCGTCGACCGCGCTCGGCGATTGCGTCGAGGCGGCCCTCTTTCTACGCGCATTCAGGCAGGCCCATCCTGCAATCGAGGTTACGGTCGCAAATACCGGCGATGCGACGGACATCTTCGGGCGCGAGGAAGGGCTGCGTGTCCTTCCGCTGCTGAACTCGGAGCGCGAGCTGGAACGCCAGGATGCTGTGATCGATATCGGGCAGGTTTCCGGCTGGGGCAATACCGCGACCGATCCGGTCTATCTCGAGGATGCATTGCTGCAGGCCTTCGGTCTCGAGCCGGCAGTCGCTTCTCTAAACCGGGACAGGGAGGCGACACGGATCGGCATCCTTCCTCTCACGTCCTCCCCGCTCAGGACCTTACCGCCGGATCTCTGCATCGCGCTCGCCGAGGCGTTCGGCCCGGAGCGCGTGGTGACCGTCGCGCTTAACAGCTATCAGAAAGTGAGTGCGGCTTATGAAAGAACTTGCCGCGCCCGTCTTGGAACGGCTGTCCAAATCATTCCCGGCTTTCCAACGGTCGGGGATCTGATGGATTTCCTCGCTTCCTGCGACTTTGTGGTGACCGGGGATAGTGGTCCGGCACATGTGACCAAGCTGCTCGGCACCTCCGGTCTCGCCGTCTTTACGACTGTCTCCGGCGAACGCCGGCTCGGGCGGCATAAGAACCTCGATAGCTATCAGGTTGCGTATCGTGGAGCCCATTGCAGCACGCCTTGCGGACTCGCCAAGGTGCGCGAGACGCGCGAGGGCCGGATCGGATGCATGGGCTCGCTCGGCTGTTCTCTCAAGGATCTGAAGAACGTGCCGTCCGGGCCGAACGCGGATGCTGTCGAGGAGCTGATCTTCAACGATCCGGTCCCCTGTATTGCCCAGCTTTCCCGGGAGACGGAGGCGGTGGTGGCACGGGCTCTGGAACTATCCCGTCACGCCGGGGCGTAG
- a CDS encoding GNAT family N-acetyltransferase — protein MTDLTVNVVDGETDGLYELDQRLVAFNRERSDWGSRYFTVEIRDADNGLRGGAGARVNLGVVEVSTLWLDGELRGGGTGRHIVDAVIAEGRRLGASRILLDTYDFQARDFYEALGFTVFGTLDYPSGNSRFYLSRDI, from the coding sequence ATGACGGATCTGACGGTTAACGTCGTCGACGGCGAAACCGACGGTCTCTACGAGCTCGATCAACGGCTGGTGGCCTTCAACCGCGAGCGGTCCGACTGGGGCAGCCGTTATTTCACTGTCGAGATCCGCGATGCGGATAACGGCTTGCGTGGCGGTGCGGGCGCGCGGGTCAATCTGGGCGTGGTCGAAGTCTCGACACTCTGGCTGGATGGCGAATTGCGAGGTGGAGGAACGGGCCGGCATATCGTCGATGCCGTCATCGCCGAGGGCCGCCGGCTGGGCGCCAGCCGGATCCTTCTGGACACATACGATTTTCAAGCGCGTGATTTCTACGAAGCGCTCGGGTTTACCGTTTTCGGGACGCTCGATTACCCGAGCGGGAACAGCCGCTTTTACCTTTCCCGCGACATCTGA
- the guaA gene encoding glutamine-hydrolyzing GMP synthase translates to MTDRILILDFGSQVTQLIARRVREAGVYCEIMPFNTPVDKIEAFGAKAFILSGGPASVIGEATPRAPEFVFESGLPVLGICYGQQTLCHQLGGRVETSDHREFGRAYVNVTDNCILFDGVWEVGASEQVWMSHGDRVIELPDGFRVVASSEGAPFAVIADDERRYYATMFHPEVVHTPHGAALLSNFVHKVAGCAGDWTMGAFKEQAIRQIRDQVGDGKVICGLSGGVDSSVAAVLIHEAIGEQLTCVFVDHGLLRQGEAEEVVRLFGDHYNIPLIHKDASDLFLGELAGQTDPEAKRKTIGKLFIDVFQEEANKIEGAQFLAQGTLYPDVIESVSFTGGPSVTIKSHHNVGGLPERMNLKLVEPLRELFKDEVRELGRELGLPESLVGRHPFPGPGLAIRIPGSDITREKLDILRKADAVYLEEIRNAGLYDAIWQAFAVLLPVRTVGVMGDYRTYDYACALRAVTSTDGMTADYYHFDHEFLSRVSTRIINEVRGINRVTYDITSKPPGTIEWE, encoded by the coding sequence ATGACCGATCGTATCCTCATTCTCGATTTCGGCAGTCAGGTGACCCAGCTGATCGCGCGCCGCGTGCGCGAAGCCGGGGTCTATTGCGAAATCATGCCCTTCAACACACCGGTCGATAAGATCGAGGCCTTCGGCGCGAAGGCCTTTATTCTCTCCGGCGGACCCGCTTCGGTGATCGGCGAAGCGACGCCGAGGGCGCCGGAATTTGTCTTTGAGAGCGGTTTGCCGGTGCTCGGTATTTGCTACGGCCAGCAGACCCTTTGTCACCAGCTCGGCGGCCGGGTCGAGACCTCGGACCATCGCGAGTTCGGCCGGGCCTACGTGAACGTCACCGACAATTGCATCCTCTTCGACGGGGTCTGGGAGGTTGGCGCCAGCGAGCAGGTCTGGATGAGCCACGGCGACCGTGTGATCGAGTTGCCGGACGGCTTCCGCGTCGTTGCTTCCAGCGAGGGCGCGCCTTTCGCTGTCATTGCCGACGACGAGCGGCGCTATTATGCAACCATGTTCCACCCGGAGGTGGTGCATACGCCGCATGGCGCCGCGCTGCTCTCCAACTTCGTGCACAAGGTCGCGGGCTGCGCCGGCGACTGGACCATGGGCGCGTTCAAGGAACAGGCGATCCGGCAGATCCGCGATCAGGTCGGCGACGGCAAGGTGATCTGCGGCCTCTCCGGCGGCGTCGACAGCTCCGTCGCGGCGGTGCTGATCCACGAGGCGATCGGCGAGCAGCTGACCTGCGTCTTCGTCGATCACGGTCTGTTGCGTCAGGGCGAGGCGGAGGAGGTCGTGCGCCTGTTCGGCGACCACTACAACATCCCGCTGATCCACAAGGACGCGAGCGATCTCTTCCTCGGCGAACTGGCGGGCCAGACCGACCCCGAGGCGAAGCGCAAGACCATCGGCAAGCTTTTCATCGACGTTTTCCAGGAAGAGGCGAACAAGATCGAGGGCGCCCAGTTCCTGGCGCAGGGCACGCTCTATCCGGACGTGATCGAGAGCGTCTCCTTCACCGGCGGTCCGAGCGTGACGATCAAGAGCCACCACAATGTCGGCGGCCTGCCGGAGCGCATGAACCTGAAGCTGGTCGAGCCGCTGCGCGAGCTTTTCAAGGACGAGGTGCGTGAGCTCGGCCGTGAGCTCGGTCTGCCGGAAAGCCTCGTCGGCCGCCACCCGTTCCCCGGTCCGGGCCTCGCGATCCGCATTCCGGGCAGCGACATTACCCGCGAGAAGCTCGACATCCTGCGCAAGGCGGACGCGGTCTATCTGGAAGAGATCCGCAATGCCGGGCTCTACGACGCGATTTGGCAGGCCTTCGCGGTGCTGCTGCCGGTCCGCACGGTCGGCGTGATGGGCGATTACCGGACCTACGACTATGCCTGCGCGCTCCGCGCCGTCACCTCGACCGACGGCATGACCGCGGACTACTACCATTTCGACCACGAGTTCCTGAGCCGGGTCTCGACCCGGATCATCAACGAGGTGCGCGGCATCAACCGGGTAACTTACGACATCACCTCGAAGCCTCCGGGAACCATCGAGTGGGAGTGA
- a CDS encoding RsmB/NOP family class I SAM-dependent RNA methyltransferase codes for MTPAARLLAAIEILEEADADPRPVDRVLEGYFRQRRYAGSKDRHAIRERVFGILRRLARIDWHLSRSNVVERPTARLRVLADLLLTDELTAKAAGELFSGERHAPAAFGETETRVLSALKGATLDGSPDMPASVRVETPDWVYDRLEPVLGDDRDAALLAMGAEAPFDLRINPLHKADREAVREGLEKQGLVTEPTPFSPFGLRSKERKPIDALKLFKDGLIEVQDEGAQIAALLLGAAPGMQVADYCAGAGGKTLVLGGLMENKGRVLALDTSKGRLERCGVRTRRAGLHNVERHELAEGSDRRVKRLAGKFDRVMVDAPCSGTGTWRRNPDARWRYTEEDLAELTALQAVILQRGARLVKTGGRLAYVTCSLLPEENEGVVDAFLAERGDEFRSLDIAEVWNETVIPLGGGACPGEGSRLRLYPHRHNTDGFFVQILERIPAE; via the coding sequence ATGACCCCTGCGGCCCGTCTGCTTGCCGCAATCGAGATCCTTGAGGAGGCCGACGCCGATCCGCGTCCGGTCGACCGCGTTCTCGAAGGCTATTTCCGTCAGCGCCGCTATGCCGGCTCCAAAGACCGGCACGCGATCCGCGAGCGCGTCTTCGGAATACTGCGCCGGCTGGCCCGGATCGACTGGCACCTGTCCCGCAGCAATGTCGTGGAACGGCCGACGGCGCGGCTGCGGGTGCTTGCGGACTTGCTGCTGACGGACGAACTGACGGCGAAGGCGGCGGGCGAACTCTTCTCCGGAGAGCGTCACGCGCCGGCAGCGTTCGGCGAGACCGAGACCCGTGTGCTCTCGGCTCTCAAGGGCGCGACGCTCGACGGTTCGCCAGATATGCCGGCGTCCGTCCGGGTCGAGACCCCGGACTGGGTCTATGACCGTCTTGAGCCGGTTCTTGGCGACGACCGGGATGCCGCCCTTCTGGCGATGGGCGCGGAAGCGCCGTTCGATCTCCGGATCAACCCATTGCACAAGGCGGACCGGGAAGCGGTACGCGAGGGGCTCGAGAAACAGGGCCTCGTGACGGAACCGACTCCGTTCTCGCCGTTCGGACTACGCTCGAAAGAGCGCAAGCCGATTGACGCTCTGAAGCTGTTCAAGGACGGGCTGATCGAGGTCCAGGACGAAGGGGCGCAGATCGCCGCCCTGCTGCTCGGCGCCGCGCCCGGCATGCAGGTCGCGGATTACTGCGCGGGCGCCGGCGGCAAGACGCTGGTGCTCGGCGGCCTTATGGAAAACAAGGGGCGCGTGCTCGCCCTCGACACCTCCAAAGGCCGGCTGGAGCGCTGCGGCGTCCGCACGCGGCGCGCGGGCCTGCACAATGTCGAGCGTCACGAGTTGGCGGAAGGCAGCGACCGCCGCGTGAAGCGGCTTGCGGGCAAGTTCGATCGGGTCATGGTCGACGCCCCCTGTTCCGGTACCGGTACCTGGCGCCGGAACCCGGATGCGCGCTGGCGCTATACCGAAGAGGATCTGGCGGAGCTGACGGCGTTGCAGGCGGTGATCCTGCAGCGCGGCGCGCGTCTGGTGAAGACGGGCGGGCGTCTTGCCTATGTCACCTGCTCTTTGCTGCCGGAGGAGAACGAGGGCGTGGTCGACGCCTTCCTCGCCGAGCGCGGCGACGAGTTCCGCAGCCTCGATATCGCCGAAGTCTGGAACGAGACCGTCATTCCGCTCGGTGGCGGGGCGTGCCCGGGCGAGGGATCGCGCCTCCGGCTCTATCCGCATCGCCACAATACCGACGGATTCTTCGTGCAAATACTGGAACGTATTCCCGCCGAGTGA
- a CDS encoding NADPH-dependent FMN reductase → MSKAKILVFAGSAREASLNKKLASAGAAAVRRAGGDAALIDLNDYPAPIYHGDDEAEHGLPENILILKRMIAEHDGLMIATPEYNGFVPPLLVNTFSWVSRKSDKGGPEDVLKSKHVAIMAASPGRLGGVRVIPRLRDCLCELGCVPVQGFVTVPAAGSAFSADGDLADDTAQKGLDSLAARLVAAAG, encoded by the coding sequence ATGAGCAAGGCCAAGATCCTGGTTTTCGCCGGTAGCGCGCGCGAAGCTTCCCTCAATAAGAAACTCGCATCGGCCGGAGCGGCGGCCGTCCGCCGGGCGGGCGGCGACGCGGCGCTGATCGACCTCAACGATTATCCGGCCCCGATCTATCATGGTGACGATGAGGCCGAGCATGGCCTGCCGGAGAACATCCTCATCCTGAAGAGGATGATCGCCGAGCATGACGGGCTGATGATTGCGACGCCGGAATATAACGGCTTCGTGCCGCCGCTCCTGGTCAATACCTTCAGCTGGGTGTCGCGGAAGTCGGATAAAGGCGGTCCTGAGGATGTGCTGAAATCCAAGCATGTCGCAATTATGGCGGCCTCGCCGGGCCGACTTGGCGGCGTGCGCGTGATCCCGCGGCTGCGCGATTGCCTTTGCGAGCTTGGCTGTGTGCCGGTCCAGGGGTTCGTCACCGTACCGGCGGCGGGCAGTGCCTTCAGCGCCGATGGCGACCTTGCCGACGATACGGCGCAGAAGGGACTCGATTCCCTTGCAGCGCGTCTGGTGGCTGCCGCCGGGTAG
- a CDS encoding GNAT family N-acetyltransferase, producing MPDPRDIKIRPAEAKDAAAIAKVQVETWQDAYVGILPDRILLEMRAVRSAAQWSNAIAKNQVPGFFQIAEWEGHIVGFCQGGKRRQDIKAAGDEVGEIAEIYVLYVDPSFQGLGVGTAMMGRVVESLAEAGFGALVLTVLSANRSGVAFYDKHGGSADLPVECTVMGAQTEETVYRWPDIRVLLDRLAGAEG from the coding sequence ATGCCGGACCCGCGTGACATCAAGATCCGCCCAGCCGAGGCGAAAGACGCGGCCGCCATCGCCAAGGTGCAGGTCGAGACCTGGCAGGACGCCTATGTCGGCATTCTGCCGGACCGGATTCTGCTGGAGATGCGCGCTGTCCGTTCGGCGGCGCAGTGGTCCAATGCCATCGCGAAGAATCAGGTTCCGGGCTTTTTCCAGATTGCAGAATGGGAAGGACACATCGTCGGCTTCTGCCAAGGCGGGAAGCGCCGGCAGGATATCAAGGCCGCCGGAGACGAGGTTGGCGAGATCGCCGAGATCTATGTGCTCTATGTCGATCCGAGTTTCCAGGGGCTCGGCGTCGGGACGGCCATGATGGGCCGGGTGGTCGAGAGCCTCGCGGAAGCGGGATTCGGTGCTCTCGTTCTGACCGTGCTCAGCGCGAATCGCTCCGGTGTGGCGTTCTATGACAAGCATGGCGGCTCGGCGGATCTGCCGGTGGAATGTACCGTGATGGGGGCGCAGACCGAGGAAACGGTCTATCGCTGGCCGGATATCAGGGTCTTGCTGGATCGGCTCGCGGGTGCCGAGGGGTAG
- a CDS encoding FkbM family methyltransferase, with amino-acid sequence MGKLKELLSIEGGAERLFDEMLRDAGTGEKMLRLALRAWGYDNLADDRMSGEASFRDMLLNRIGVEVAVDIGCNVGGYSRALLEGDSALRVYAFDPSPALTPTLRALAEEFSGRLEIIAKGVGAETGRKSFFFSESSSFLGSFAKEIEEIHYVENDRVADVEIVTLDQYFSGENAPDRIDFIKIDTEGYEEQVLKGAEKTIEAYRPKAIQIEFNWHHMFVGSTMHSIAARLPDYRLYQLLPDWIIERNPAHPFSNMFIYSNFVFLHPEALKQISQPGG; translated from the coding sequence GTGGGTAAACTGAAGGAGCTTCTCTCAATCGAAGGCGGCGCGGAACGGTTATTCGACGAAATGCTCCGTGATGCCGGGACTGGCGAGAAGATGCTGCGGCTCGCGCTGCGTGCTTGGGGATATGACAATCTCGCCGATGATCGCATGAGCGGTGAGGCGAGTTTCCGGGACATGCTCCTGAACCGGATTGGTGTCGAGGTCGCCGTCGATATCGGCTGCAATGTCGGTGGGTACAGCCGCGCTTTGCTTGAAGGCGATTCTGCATTGAGGGTTTATGCGTTCGATCCCTCTCCGGCGCTTACCCCGACTTTGCGGGCGCTCGCGGAGGAGTTCTCCGGGCGTCTGGAAATCATTGCTAAGGGCGTCGGCGCGGAGACAGGCCGCAAGAGCTTCTTTTTTTCTGAAAGCTCCAGTTTTCTCGGCTCCTTCGCCAAGGAGATCGAGGAGATCCACTATGTGGAAAACGACCGGGTCGCCGATGTCGAAATCGTCACTCTGGACCAGTATTTTTCCGGCGAGAATGCTCCGGACCGGATCGATTTCATCAAGATCGATACGGAAGGCTATGAGGAGCAGGTCCTGAAGGGAGCGGAAAAAACGATCGAGGCTTATCGGCCCAAGGCCATTCAGATCGAGTTCAATTGGCACCACATGTTCGTTGGGTCGACCATGCACAGCATCGCAGCGCGGCTTCCCGATTACCGGCTTTACCAGTTGCTGCCAGACTGGATTATCGAACGCAATCCCGCCCATCCTTTCAGCAATATGTTCATCTACTCCAATTTCGTCTTTCTGCACCCAGAAGCGCTCAAGCAGATAAGCCAGCCCGGCGGATGA
- the guaB gene encoding IMP dehydrogenase produces the protein MDIREALTFDDVLLEPAHSSVLPAQVDTSTQLTRSIRLGIPVVSAAMDTVTESQLAIAMAQLGGLGVIHKNMDAARQADEVRAVKKFEAGMVVNPVTIAPEQSLADAMALMTRFKISGIPVVKAKTGRLVGILTHRDVRFATDLSQPVKDLMTKKVITVREDVTPEEARSLLHKHRIEKLLVVDGDHKCIGLITVKDMDKAQSHPNACKDEKGRLRVAAATGTGNDGIIRAEALVDAEVDIIVVDTAHGHSQGVLRSVDEIRKLSNRTQIIAGNVATRDGAQALIDAGADAVKVGIGPGSICTTRMVAGVGVPQLTAITGALEACHKAGVPVISDGGIKYSGDLAKAIAAGADCAMIGSLFAGTDESPGEVYLYQGRSYKAYRGMGSLGAMARGSADRYFQEEVSDNLKLVPEGIEGQVPYKGPVSAVVHQLIGGLKAAMGYTGNGTVKDMQANCKFLKISNAGLRESHVHDVTITREAPNYRPSM, from the coding sequence ATGGATATCCGCGAAGCCCTGACCTTCGACGACGTCCTTCTCGAACCGGCTCACTCGTCGGTTCTCCCGGCCCAGGTCGACACGTCCACACAGCTTACCCGCTCGATCCGTCTCGGGATCCCCGTCGTCTCCGCGGCGATGGATACGGTGACGGAAAGTCAGCTCGCTATCGCCATGGCACAGCTCGGCGGTCTCGGCGTGATCCACAAGAACATGGACGCTGCGCGGCAGGCGGACGAAGTCCGGGCGGTGAAGAAGTTCGAGGCCGGGATGGTGGTGAACCCGGTCACGATCGCGCCGGAGCAGAGCCTCGCGGACGCGATGGCACTGATGACGCGCTTCAAGATCAGCGGCATTCCCGTGGTCAAGGCGAAGACCGGTAGACTGGTCGGCATCCTGACGCACCGCGACGTGCGCTTCGCAACGGATCTCAGCCAGCCGGTCAAGGACCTGATGACCAAGAAGGTGATCACGGTGCGCGAAGACGTCACGCCGGAGGAAGCGCGGAGCCTGCTGCACAAGCACCGGATCGAGAAGCTGCTGGTGGTGGACGGCGATCACAAATGCATCGGCCTGATCACCGTGAAGGACATGGACAAGGCGCAGAGCCATCCGAACGCCTGCAAGGACGAGAAGGGGCGTCTGCGGGTCGCCGCTGCGACGGGAACCGGCAATGACGGCATCATCCGTGCCGAGGCCCTGGTCGATGCCGAGGTCGACATCATTGTTGTCGACACGGCCCACGGTCATTCCCAGGGCGTGCTGCGTTCTGTCGACGAAATTCGTAAGCTCAGCAACCGGACGCAGATCATCGCCGGCAACGTCGCCACCCGGGACGGCGCGCAGGCACTGATCGACGCGGGCGCTGATGCGGTCAAGGTCGGCATCGGACCCGGCTCGATTTGCACCACCCGTATGGTCGCCGGCGTCGGCGTGCCGCAGCTCACCGCCATCACCGGCGCGCTGGAAGCCTGTCACAAAGCCGGTGTCCCGGTGATCTCCGACGGGGGCATCAAGTATTCCGGCGATCTCGCCAAGGCGATCGCGGCCGGCGCGGATTGCGCGATGATCGGCTCGCTCTTCGCCGGTACCGACGAGAGCCCGGGCGAGGTTTATCTCTACCAGGGTCGTTCCTATAAGGCCTATCGCGGCATGGGTTCGCTCGGCGCGATGGCACGGGGGTCGGCGGACCGTTATTTCCAGGAAGAGGTTTCCGATAATCTGAAGCTCGTCCCGGAAGGGATCGAGGGCCAGGTACCGTACAAGGGACCGGTCTCCGCCGTCGTCCACCAGCTTATCGGCGGTCTGAAGGCAGCGATGGGCTATACCGGCAACGGAACGGTCAAGGACATGCAGGCGAACTGCAAGTTCCTGAAGATCAGCAATGCGGGCCTGCGCGAGAGCCATGTCCACGATGTGACGATCACCCGCGAAGCGCCGAATTACCGGCCGAGCATGTAA
- a CDS encoding Ppx/GppA phosphatase family protein, with the protein MNDQGRGEFTRALSRSSAPKPSNGAVRRSNGAGQEPVLAALDLGTNNCRLLIAVPSGSGFRVIDAFSRIVRLGQGLQKHRKLSEDAMERTLQALKICARKMAKRKVTLSRVVATEACRQARNCDDFLERVAAETELDIEIISTREEAELALAGCVPLFDPEIPNALVFDIGGGSTELVWHRREERETRRNGRGALDAISLPFGVVTLAERHGGDRFDRATYRRMVDESRSALDAFEARFDIGAAIRDGAVQMVGTSGTVTTLAGIRMRLRRYDRDRVDGTYLDFGEMEEIAERLASVGFDERAAMPCIGQERADLVVAGCAILQGICERWPVGRLRVADRGLREGILFDLLERAAGH; encoded by the coding sequence GTGAACGATCAGGGGCGGGGAGAGTTTACGCGGGCACTTTCGCGGAGCTCGGCCCCGAAACCGTCGAACGGCGCTGTCCGCCGTTCCAACGGGGCAGGCCAGGAGCCTGTTCTGGCGGCCCTCGATTTAGGCACCAACAATTGCCGACTGCTGATTGCGGTCCCGTCCGGTTCGGGATTTCGGGTCATTGACGCATTTTCCCGCATCGTGCGCCTCGGGCAGGGCCTGCAGAAACACCGGAAGCTCTCCGAGGACGCGATGGAGCGAACGCTCCAGGCCTTGAAGATCTGCGCCCGCAAGATGGCAAAACGGAAAGTGACGCTGTCCCGTGTCGTGGCGACGGAGGCGTGCCGCCAGGCCCGCAATTGCGACGACTTCCTTGAGAGGGTTGCGGCCGAAACCGAACTCGACATCGAAATCATCTCGACGCGCGAGGAAGCCGAGCTGGCGCTTGCCGGCTGTGTACCGCTATTCGATCCGGAAATTCCAAACGCGCTGGTTTTCGATATCGGGGGTGGGAGCACCGAACTCGTCTGGCATCGGCGTGAAGAAAGGGAAACCCGGCGCAACGGAAGGGGCGCTCTGGATGCGATTTCTCTGCCGTTCGGCGTCGTGACGCTTGCGGAGCGCCATGGCGGCGACCGGTTCGATCGGGCCACCTATCGGCGGATGGTGGACGAATCCCGGTCTGCCCTCGACGCCTTCGAGGCCCGTTTCGACATCGGCGCGGCGATCCGGGACGGTGCCGTGCAGATGGTCGGAACCTCCGGGACCGTGACCACGCTTGCCGGCATCCGCATGAGGCTGCGGCGCTACGACCGGGATCGGGTGGACGGCACCTATCTCGATTTTGGGGAGATGGAGGAGATCGCCGAGCGGCTCGCGTCCGTCGGGTTCGACGAACGCGCGGCGATGCCCTGTATAGGACAGGAACGCGCGGACCTCGTGGTTGCCGGGTGTGCCATCCTTCAAGGGATCTGCGAGCGGTGGCCCGTGGGCCGGCTCCGGGTGGCCGACCGGGGGCTTCGCGAAGGAATTTTGTTCGATTTGCTTGAGCGCGCGGCGGGCCATTAG
- a CDS encoding RlmE family RNA methyltransferase, whose translation MTNKRGGRRGGRGSGSRMTSVELKNARRHKPSSQRWLRRQLNDPYVAEAQKLGYRSRAAFKLLQLDEKFRFLKPGQKVVDLGAAPGGWTQIAVPAVGADKGKGTVVGIDLLEMEPVPGADLFQGDFMTDEGLAALRARMDGPVDVVLSDMAASTTGHAPTDHLRTAALCEAAFEFAVEVLAEGGTFVAKVFKGGSEQEMLRRMKLAFSAVRHAKPAASRPESPEAYVVCTGFRGLPESERNQDAVAEDEDDGSDG comes from the coding sequence ATGACGAACAAACGCGGCGGACGGCGCGGCGGGCGCGGCTCTGGGTCCCGGATGACCAGCGTCGAGCTCAAGAATGCGCGCCGGCATAAACCTTCCTCGCAGCGCTGGCTCCGGCGTCAGCTCAACGACCCCTATGTGGCCGAGGCGCAAAAGCTCGGCTACCGCTCCCGCGCAGCCTTCAAGCTGCTGCAGCTCGACGAGAAATTCCGCTTTCTGAAACCGGGCCAGAAGGTTGTCGATCTCGGCGCCGCGCCAGGTGGCTGGACGCAGATCGCGGTCCCCGCTGTCGGCGCCGACAAGGGGAAGGGAACGGTCGTCGGCATTGATCTGCTTGAGATGGAGCCGGTCCCCGGCGCGGATCTCTTCCAGGGCGATTTCATGACCGACGAGGGGCTGGCCGCGCTGCGTGCCCGGATGGACGGTCCGGTCGATGTGGTGCTGAGCGACATGGCTGCTTCGACGACCGGCCACGCGCCCACCGATCACCTGCGGACCGCCGCGCTCTGCGAGGCTGCGTTCGAATTCGCCGTCGAAGTGCTGGCCGAGGGCGGAACTTTCGTCGCCAAGGTCTTCAAGGGCGGGAGCGAGCAGGAGATGCTCCGGCGCATGAAGCTCGCCTTTAGCGCGGTGCGTCACGCGAAACCCGCGGCGAGCCGTCCGGAATCGCCGGAAGCCTATGTCGTTTGTACGGGGTTTCGGGGATTGCCCGAGAGCGAGCGAAATCAAGACGCAGTGGCGGAGGACGAGGATGACGGATCTGACGGTTAA